Proteins encoded within one genomic window of Haloplanus vescus:
- the rfbD gene encoding dTDP-4-dehydrorhamnose reductase, which translates to MRVLVVGANGLLGSNVVEAGRRRGWIVHGTYHSSQPAFDIPLSQFSLETSDQFGDLLDEHAPNVVINCAAMTDVDACEQAPERAQAINGEAPGELADHCRASETEFVHISTDYVFDGEQRSPYDESDDPNPIQVYGESKLLGERNVRDEYPQALIPRLSFVWGVHRSSDNLTGFPAWVLDQLRAEESVPLFTDQWITPTRVGQAAEAILDLIAASESDRYHIACRSCITPYEFGEILADRIGASKSFLTEVSMDDVSRDAARPLDSCLAVDKIEDALGRSQPTLSADIDTVWDIWD; encoded by the coding sequence GTGCGCGTACTCGTCGTCGGTGCGAATGGCCTGCTCGGGAGTAACGTGGTTGAGGCGGGGCGACGACGAGGCTGGATCGTCCACGGGACGTATCATTCCTCTCAGCCGGCGTTTGATATCCCACTCTCGCAGTTCTCGCTAGAAACGTCCGATCAGTTCGGCGATCTCCTCGACGAACACGCTCCTAACGTAGTCATCAACTGCGCAGCGATGACCGACGTCGATGCCTGTGAGCAGGCGCCGGAACGGGCGCAGGCTATCAACGGCGAGGCGCCCGGAGAATTGGCAGACCACTGCAGGGCGTCAGAAACCGAGTTCGTTCACATCTCGACGGACTACGTCTTCGACGGAGAGCAACGCAGTCCGTACGACGAATCGGACGATCCAAATCCGATTCAAGTGTACGGGGAGTCGAAGTTACTGGGTGAACGCAACGTCCGAGATGAATACCCCCAAGCCTTGATTCCTCGGCTCTCCTTCGTCTGGGGCGTTCACCGAAGCAGCGATAATCTCACTGGGTTTCCAGCGTGGGTTCTCGACCAACTACGTGCTGAGGAGTCCGTCCCGCTGTTCACGGATCAGTGGATCACCCCTACTCGTGTCGGGCAAGCCGCTGAGGCAATCTTGGATCTCATCGCCGCGAGCGAGAGCGATCGGTACCACATCGCCTGTCGCTCCTGTATCACCCCGTACGAGTTCGGAGAGATCCTTGCAGATCGTATCGGCGCGTCGAAGAGCTTCCTCACCGAGGTATCGATGGATGATGTCTCGCGTGATGCAGCTCGCCCACTCGACAGCTGTCTCGCCGTCGACAAGATCGAAGACGCACTCGGGCGATCGCAGCCCACACTTTCTGCAGATATCGACACAGTCTGGGATATCTGGGACTAG
- the rfbB gene encoding dTDP-glucose 4,6-dehydratase: MRILVTGGAGFIGSNFVHYVLDEHDADKVVTLDALTYAGSKENLDGILDHPRHEFVEGDIRNQELVRDLVDDVDAVVNFAAESHVDRSIEGANPFVTTNVEGTQILLDAAKDANIDRFLQISTDEVYGQILDGKFSEADQLNPRNPYAATKAGADLLAQSYERTHDLPVLITRTCNNFGPHQHPEKLIPKFIKNAAAGETLPVYGDGSNVREWIYVEDNCRALDLVLREGEISEVYNIGSSYEKTNLEVTEAILDTVGAEVDLIEFVDDRAGHDQRYALETAKIEALGWEPEYTFKQGLEQTVEYYLD; encoded by the coding sequence ATGCGTATTCTCGTCACGGGCGGCGCTGGCTTCATCGGCTCGAATTTCGTCCACTACGTTCTGGACGAACACGACGCAGACAAGGTCGTCACGCTCGACGCGCTGACGTATGCAGGCTCGAAGGAGAATCTCGACGGCATTCTTGACCATCCTCGTCACGAGTTCGTGGAGGGCGACATCCGGAATCAGGAACTCGTTCGCGATCTCGTTGACGATGTCGACGCAGTCGTCAACTTCGCAGCCGAGTCCCACGTTGACCGGTCTATCGAAGGAGCGAACCCGTTCGTCACGACGAACGTTGAAGGGACACAGATACTTCTGGACGCCGCAAAGGACGCGAATATCGACCGATTCCTACAGATCTCGACGGACGAAGTGTACGGACAGATTCTCGATGGGAAATTCTCCGAGGCGGATCAACTTAATCCACGAAATCCCTACGCAGCTACGAAGGCAGGCGCCGATCTCCTCGCACAGAGCTATGAAAGGACACACGACCTTCCGGTGCTCATCACGCGCACGTGCAACAACTTCGGCCCGCATCAGCACCCCGAGAAACTCATTCCAAAGTTTATCAAGAATGCCGCTGCTGGTGAGACACTCCCCGTTTACGGAGATGGATCGAACGTCCGAGAGTGGATTTACGTCGAAGATAACTGCCGTGCACTCGATCTGGTCCTTCGGGAAGGAGAGATCAGCGAGGTGTACAATATCGGGAGCAGTTACGAGAAGACCAACCTCGAAGTGACCGAAGCGATTCTCGATACAGTTGGCGCGGAGGTGGACCTGATTGAGTTCGTAGACGATCGTGCTGGCCACGACCAACGCTACGCACTCGAAACCGCGAAAATCGAAGCGCTTGGTTGGGAACCGGAGTATACATTTAAACAGGGACTCGAACAGACGGTTGAATACTATCTCGACTGA
- a CDS encoding GDP-mannose 4,6-dehydratase yields the protein MQTLITGGSGFIGSHLATLLFEETDDDIILFDDFSTGRSSNVSHLTDHNRVELIEGDVIDKETITPLVQQSDRVFHLAAAVGVQRIVDKPLRSMRTNLIGTENVLDAAVDDQTPVFIASSSELYGKAEAVPFAESDDRVLGPTSSLRWSYASAKAVDESLALAYYRDHDLPVAVGRYFNIVGPRQTGQYGMVIPRFVEQALENKPLTVYGDGTQTRSFTHVTEAVKATYELLTTPEAHGEVINVGAPEATSIKELAERIINLTESNSEITYIPYEEVYSEDFEDPQQREPDVSKLESVLGWHPTTDLDRILNDIIEEQTTVTAST from the coding sequence ATGCAGACACTCATCACGGGGGGAAGTGGATTCATTGGGTCCCATCTCGCTACCCTCCTCTTCGAGGAGACCGACGACGACATCATTCTCTTCGACGACTTCTCCACGGGACGATCAAGCAACGTCTCCCATCTCACCGATCACAACCGAGTTGAACTCATCGAAGGTGACGTGATTGACAAGGAAACAATCACGCCGCTCGTCCAACAGTCAGACCGCGTCTTCCACCTTGCGGCGGCTGTCGGAGTCCAGCGTATCGTCGACAAACCGCTCCGCTCAATGCGAACGAACCTGATCGGGACAGAAAACGTCCTCGACGCCGCGGTCGACGACCAGACTCCCGTCTTCATCGCTTCCTCGTCGGAACTGTACGGGAAGGCTGAAGCCGTTCCGTTCGCCGAGTCGGACGACCGAGTGCTTGGACCCACCTCTTCACTCCGCTGGAGTTATGCCTCCGCGAAGGCCGTTGATGAGTCACTTGCCCTCGCCTATTACCGAGATCACGATCTTCCGGTTGCCGTCGGTCGCTACTTCAACATCGTCGGGCCGCGCCAGACGGGTCAGTACGGGATGGTCATTCCCCGGTTCGTCGAACAAGCACTCGAGAATAAACCGCTAACAGTGTATGGAGACGGAACGCAGACCCGGAGCTTCACACACGTCACTGAGGCGGTGAAAGCAACTTACGAACTCCTGACGACACCCGAAGCTCACGGCGAAGTGATCAACGTCGGCGCACCGGAAGCGACCTCAATCAAGGAACTTGCGGAGCGAATCATCAATCTCACCGAATCCAACTCCGAAATCACATATATTCCCTACGAAGAGGTGTACAGCGAGGACTTCGAAGACCCCCAGCAACGAGAGCCGGACGTCTCCAAGCTTGAATCGGTACTCGGATGGCACCCGACGACAGACCTTGATCGCATTCTCAATGATATCATCGAAGAACAGACGACAGTCACGGCCTCGACGTAA
- a CDS encoding sugar transferase, translating into MFTTTLLLLLPGWFITIRRPRRDLSERTVLVGDDLAQMQSVRDIIDGNVVGYLCPTNSLPVEEPEKIIADGGGVEGLNDLQYLGGLSRIEDVLVNQDVNTVVLAFEDTDRGEFFGILDACYEHGVTTKVHRDYADTVLTADADVKELVDVQVEPWDWQDYFLKRVFDLLFAGIALLILLPVILSIVAAIKIENEGPVLFSQQRTYLFGETFTVYKFRTLKPKKGGEVGTTIDEDRHTPLGEFLRTTHLDEIPQLWSILIGDMSVVGPRPAQTEIENEFETVEPKWRQRWFVKPGLTGLAQINDMMSTEPAEKFRYDLQYIRNQSLWLDVKIVIRQVYKVFLDVGGLFNED; encoded by the coding sequence ATGTTCACCACTACTCTACTCCTCCTGTTACCGGGGTGGTTCATCACCATTAGACGACCGAGACGTGATCTATCAGAGCGTACCGTTCTGGTCGGAGACGATCTCGCCCAGATGCAGTCAGTCCGTGATATTATCGACGGTAACGTGGTTGGGTATCTCTGTCCAACGAACTCACTTCCGGTCGAAGAACCGGAGAAAATCATCGCTGACGGAGGCGGTGTAGAGGGGCTGAACGATCTGCAGTATCTCGGTGGGCTTTCTCGAATTGAGGACGTGCTCGTCAACCAAGACGTCAATACGGTTGTCCTCGCATTCGAGGACACAGATCGGGGTGAGTTCTTCGGTATATTGGACGCCTGTTATGAACACGGTGTTACCACCAAAGTCCATCGAGACTACGCTGATACGGTACTCACTGCTGATGCCGACGTTAAGGAATTGGTAGATGTACAGGTCGAACCTTGGGACTGGCAGGACTACTTCCTCAAGAGAGTGTTTGATCTCCTATTTGCTGGGATCGCTCTGCTCATCCTCTTGCCAGTGATCCTGAGTATCGTTGCGGCGATCAAGATCGAGAATGAAGGGCCAGTGCTGTTCAGTCAGCAGCGGACGTACCTGTTCGGCGAGACGTTCACGGTCTACAAGTTCCGGACACTGAAACCGAAGAAAGGTGGTGAGGTCGGGACAACTATCGACGAAGATCGTCACACTCCACTCGGCGAGTTTCTTCGAACGACACATCTAGACGAGATCCCACAACTCTGGTCGATCCTCATCGGCGATATGAGCGTCGTCGGTCCGCGGCCCGCGCAGACGGAGATTGAGAATGAATTTGAAACAGTCGAGCCGAAATGGCGCCAGCGTTGGTTCGTCAAACCCGGACTCACAGGATTAGCACAGATAAACGACATGATGAGTACCGAACCAGCCGAGAAGTTCCGATACGACCTTCAGTACATACGGAATCAGTCGCTATGGCTTGACGTGAAGATCGTCATTCGGCAAGTCTATAAGGTATTCCTCGACGTAGGCGGGCTCTTCAACGAAGATTGA
- a CDS encoding type II toxin-antitoxin system VapC family toxin, with translation MAVTVVDSNILIDYKDTSANTRHERAESIVHAIDRGDLPTARVTNYVLLESLNWIHERQRHEIAVDLKTRLTESAGFELVHCAQKDFPTAVELFETYKGLSFGDATIAAYMQRTGIEYLYSFDDDFDGIKAITRLNTPDNPHN, from the coding sequence ATGGCGGTTACAGTAGTCGATTCTAATATCCTCATCGACTACAAGGATACGAGTGCAAATACCCGCCACGAACGGGCAGAAAGTATCGTCCACGCTATCGACAGAGGCGATCTTCCGACTGCCCGGGTTACGAACTACGTACTATTAGAGTCGTTGAACTGGATTCACGAGCGCCAGCGCCACGAAATAGCTGTAGATCTGAAGACCCGTCTTACCGAATCGGCTGGCTTCGAACTGGTCCACTGCGCGCAGAAGGACTTCCCCACCGCTGTGGAACTCTTTGAGACTTACAAGGGCCTCTCGTTCGGTGACGCAACCATTGCCGCGTACATGCAGCGAACTGGTATCGAGTATCTGTACTCGTTTGACGACGACTTCGACGGCATCAAGGCCATTACCCGGTTGAACACACCCGATAACCCACACAATTGA
- a CDS encoding AbrB/MazE/SpoVT family DNA-binding domain-containing protein, whose product MAAEDAPEETKVSDRGMVTIPASLRRRLDIEPGDKLRWNVDDEGDLSVEVIKQRYGAFADDDMKAPMGGDSLESHDIAGKEEDSAFAEDG is encoded by the coding sequence ATGGCGGCTGAAGATGCACCCGAGGAAACGAAAGTCAGCGACCGAGGGATGGTCACAATTCCAGCGTCGCTCCGTCGGCGCCTCGATATCGAGCCCGGTGACAAACTCCGCTGGAACGTCGATGATGAGGGAGATCTCTCCGTAGAGGTTATCAAGCAACGGTATGGAGCATTTGCAGACGACGACATGAAGGCCCCGATGGGCGGTGATAGCCTCGAATCACACGATATCGCGGGGAAAGAAGAAGACTCAGCGTTTGCGGAGGACGGCTGA
- a CDS encoding DUF7342 family protein → MTGEAPTGPDTFPTEEELPDEPVTVDDIDPFDIDDDDFEDINDFATAEWKTDTTADERIRTVISRTTTPKSAREISDIAVVSESKARTTLNKLADEGTVRSHQTDAGTVYERDPDWYLLKQISQLSASETLVDQIQRVKQELADYKDKYGATTPEELLVSDKDLSQDELEDMSHWRTAEQEFNYLRAAYRLKEAKERTYTGTERGERHRVEQTTDYALNQTPR, encoded by the coding sequence ATGACTGGCGAAGCACCGACCGGACCCGATACGTTCCCCACCGAGGAGGAGCTACCGGACGAACCAGTGACCGTGGATGACATCGATCCGTTCGATATTGATGATGACGACTTTGAGGACATCAACGACTTCGCAACCGCAGAGTGGAAAACAGACACGACTGCCGACGAGCGAATTCGCACGGTGATCAGCCGAACAACGACCCCGAAATCTGCACGTGAGATTTCGGATATAGCTGTGGTCTCAGAATCAAAAGCCAGAACTACGCTCAACAAACTTGCCGACGAAGGGACGGTTAGAAGCCACCAGACGGACGCTGGAACGGTCTATGAGCGAGATCCCGACTGGTATCTCCTCAAACAAATCAGCCAGCTCTCCGCTAGCGAAACACTCGTCGATCAAATCCAACGAGTAAAGCAGGAACTCGCGGACTACAAAGACAAATATGGGGCAACCACCCCAGAGGAGCTCCTCGTTTCAGATAAGGACCTCAGCCAGGATGAACTCGAGGACATGTCCCACTGGCGGACAGCAGAACAAGAATTCAACTACCTCCGAGCTGCCTACCGCCTCAAAGAGGCGAAAGAACGGACATACACCGGAACCGAACGGGGAGAGAGACACCGAGTTGAACAGACAACTGACTACGCTCTCAACCAGACCCCACGCTAA
- a CDS encoding VanZ family protein, with the protein MYYSVFTPPGSGAIQAGPFGILSYGIWLHGLAYAGLAVTLAYAVQDRLWRDRSVLMLVFLVAVGYGAGIELLQSTLETRTVDVIDLLVNAVGAAIAAVCWQILTQWIRFY; encoded by the coding sequence TTGTACTATTCCGTATTTACGCCGCCCGGTAGTGGAGCGATCCAGGCTGGGCCGTTTGGCATCCTCAGCTACGGGATATGGCTCCACGGCCTCGCGTACGCCGGACTCGCAGTCACGCTTGCGTATGCCGTCCAAGACCGCCTGTGGCGGGATCGCTCTGTCCTGATGCTGGTCTTTCTTGTTGCTGTTGGCTACGGGGCGGGGATCGAGTTACTCCAATCAACGCTGGAAACACGGACCGTCGATGTCATCGATTTACTCGTGAACGCAGTCGGAGCAGCGATTGCTGCCGTCTGCTGGCAGATCTTGACCCAATGGATACGATTCTATTGA